The Hordeum vulgare subsp. vulgare chromosome 7H, MorexV3_pseudomolecules_assembly, whole genome shotgun sequence DNA window tagattattgactctagtgcaagtgggagactgttggaaatatgccctagaggcaatagtaaattggttattattatatttccttattcatgataatcgtttattatccatgctagaattgtattgattggaaactcaaacacatgtgtggatacatagacaacacactgtccctagtgagcctctacttgactagctcattgatcaaagatggtcaaggtttcctggccatagacaagtgttgtcatttgataacgggatcacatcattaggagaatgatgtaatggccaagacccaaactataaacgtagcatatgatcgtgtcactttattgctactgttttcttcatgtcaatgtatttgttcctataaccatgagatcatgcaactcccagacactggaggaataccctgtgtgtatcagacattgcaacgttactgggtgactataaaggtgctctacatgtatctccaaaggtgtctgttgggttggcatggatcaagactgggatttgtcactcgtgtgacagagaggtatctcggggcccactcggtaatacaacatcacaacaagccttgcaagaaatgtgactaaggagttagttgcgggatcttgtattacggaaagagtaaagagacttgccggtaacgagattgaactaggtatggagatatcgatgatcgaatctcgggaaagtaacataccgaaggacaaagggaacatcatacgggattaaatgaatccttgacatagaggttcaaccgatagagatctccgtagaatatgtaggagacaatatggacatctagctcccgctattggttattgaccgaggagtgtcgtaggtcatgtctgcatagttctcgaacccggtgggtctgcacacttaaggttcgacgacgttttggtattattgagctatgtgtgtttggtaaccgaaagttgttcggagtcccggatgagatcgcgggcatcacgaggatctccggaatggtccggaggtaaagattgatatatagggaagtggtttttgaactccggaaaagtttccggcagtgtacggggagtgacgaatgggttccaggggtccaccaggtgggcccacccaccccaaagggtctcatgggctgtgggaggacgtggaccagcccttagtgggcttgccgaagcctccactaaatccCAAGGCGAATTGGAGgttggaaggaaagaaacccaaaggtggaaaaggtggaaagggtttccaagtggagaggaggaatcctactcctagtaggattggagtaggactcttccacctccaacTTTGGccgaaccttgagggtttgaggctgcctcctcccctctctccctcctatatatactagaggttttagaggtgagggctaaccctaattgccagtgctccctctacttctctctagcgcttaggcgaagccctgctggcatagatccaccaccaccaccaccatgtcgccgttctggagaactcatctacctctccgcccttcttgctggatcaagaaggaggggatcgtcatcgagctgtacgtgtgctgaatacgGAGGTGtcctccgttcggcactagatggggatggatcgtgatggaatcgcgggacggatcgtgatgagatcgcccgACGGGCTGCgacttgaatcgcgaagatgttccactacatctaccgcgttatatacgcttccacttagagatctacaagggtatgtagattcactctccccactcatagatgatcatcaccatggataggtattgcgtatgcgtaggaaattttttgtttcccatgcaacattccccaacaaaccagcccctaagtgggctggtgcgccaccaccatcagcccaaggcgcaagagagggagggtgggctaaccctaggcgtggtgggcttgccttgggttgcaagccaccctagggcaccacctcctccacccttggccgccgcaccacctagggtggaaaccctaggggtgggcaccctcctccctctcctcctatatatagtgaagggtTTAGGGGTTGCACACAACACAATTCCACCTctccacggcgcagccctactcctcctcgtcctcgtcctccgtagagcttggggaagccctgccggagtacaaCGTAGCtctaccgtcaccacgccgtcatgctgctggagctctccctcaacctctcctccctccttgctggatcaaggcgttggagacgtcatcgggctgcacgtgtgttgaacgcggaggtgtcatcgttCGGCGTTTAGATCGGATTCCACCGCGACCTGAATCGTTacgcgtatgactccatcaaccgcgttctagcaacgcttctacttagcgatcttcaaaggtatgaagatgctctacccctttgctcgttgctggtttctccatagatagatccttgtgtgacgtatgaatttttttgaaattactacattccccaaAAACAACCTGGTCAGGTAAATGCAAGTACTAAGAAGTGCTCGGGGGCTGCCCTCCGAGGCCTCGTCGCGCGTCGGGAGTGAAGGCCTCAGGAGCCATGCACCACGGGTCCCCCGAGCTGGGACCTAGGAAACGCGCGAGGGGCAGCGAAGAACCTCATGAAGGGAACGAAGACACACCAAGTGTAACAGGCAGCCACTACTCAAAACAAAGGTATATTACATAACGGCTGATGCCCTTTTCAAGGCCGAGTCATTATTGATGCAACAGGAAAGGGAATGAAAAGCCTAGGCAGAAGGAAGAAGCAGTGTGGTGGAATCCCCTTCCCCCGGGGGTGGCCGTTTTATAACCATGACCGCGGTCCCCGAGGCATCGAGGGAAGCGGAGGCGGCATGCGCTCCATCATGCACCGCATGCATGACTGGCCTGTGGATGGTTATGGCTTGCGTTTCCTCGTCCCCCtcccccccaaccggccgctcTACATGTGTCGCGGGCCCAGGGGCAGTCTTACGCGAGAAGAATGGCACGAGTGGGTGGCGTCGGCCAAGAGAGCAATGATGGCACGCGTTGCACGCAGGCTTTACGTCAATTCACTCAGGGCGGTTCCCGAAGCGTTGCGGGAAGGAAGAGTTCCATGACACGACGGGTGCCATGCGTCGAGCCTGGCCCACAACCGATTGGGGCCCGCGTCGCTTCGCCCCCATCGGGTGGAGCCGTGCGCAACACGGGCCCGGGGGATACTATCGGGCCTTTGGGACCGGGGGTACCTAGGCCCGTCGGCCTGCGGCCCTAGGCGCGAGGCGGCTAGGCAAGCCTGGCCCTACCCATCGGCGAGCCTAGCAAggaagaccctcgcgagggccctcgCCACGCGGAGTgagcatttgaagatcgtcgccaAGGGCCTCGAGAGGGCGCCCGTCATGTGTACGCATCCCGAGGTTACCCCTGAGACTCTCGCGGGGTGGGCCCATCGAGGGCAACCTGGCAGGTTCCCATGACCCCGCACCTTCACGTGGGTGATGTAAGCTATGCAGGCGGCGCATGAGCGGTGCCAGCAGGCACAGATAGACAACATTTCCCCTTTGGTGCTAAGGGAGCCAAGCCAGCTGCGGGTTCCCAAGgcaacccccaaaggtttcccgaTCGGTGCAAGTGGACTAAAGTTGGGGGCTCGTCtggacggaggtcacccccgagcccaccggCTCATCATGAAGAAGggcttttgcacgcgaagaccacctttgtcagggtgtGTCATAgtcatgtcccctttcaaaatggtcgtTGTGGCTGCCCTTCCTGCCAACTGTGTTTTCGGGGAAGAGGACCGATGCCAGTAAAAGAGAGGCTCGGCCTCTGTAGTAGGGGATCCCAGGCTCAATGTGTTGGACTAGGGCAAGAACCTGCCTTTGTACTTGTCTTCTACCTCGAGCAATCTATACAAGCAGGAGCAGgattttacaccacaaggtggtccgaacctgggtaaactgataTGCGTTCTAGTTCGCTTCCCTTAGCTCAAGCCACCGGAGAATCGCCGTGAAGCAGAGGGGTAGAACAGGGTAGGGAAGTGAGCGCGCCCGAGAGTTCGAACCTTTCTATGGGTCTCCGGAGCCCCGATTCCAAcagtcttgtatcatttgtgtctttggttTCTTtactggttagtttgtcataataaaccttgctggacacacccatttgagagagctaaattatgatatgatttgttagaattgctCTCTATGCTTCACATAAACTTTTTGAGCCAtagaattgctcaagtacttcacttatatctttttgagcatggtggtgttgttattttgaagaaatttgctctcatgcttcacttagattattttgagagttgctgaaatttttaagaaatcctctcttgcttcacttatataattttgagagttgaaaattttaaagaaacttatgctctcgtccttcacttatatttgtttgagagattgttatttgcattggcaatttgctttaaataaAAAATAGTCCCAAGATGATGAATGTCcatgaaagatataataaaaactttcatgaagatcattcgatattaagcttgattctttacaatagttttgtgatatgaagatagtgatatgtgagttatgttgataagTAATTATGTTCTAGTAAAAATATTGGTGTTAAGATTTGTGATTCGCTATGCATGCACATAaaatcaataattatgctatgaaatcacATCTTACTTATGTTGCATTATTcaatgttagttatgtttaatgttcactaatGATGATTTTTGTTTTTTGGTTGAATGTTTCTTaatatatttgctagccttcacttgtattatACATCTACAAGTGCTTGTgtatttattttcaaaaatactaaacttaaaaatatttttgaatttttgaaaattatgggctccatggagcccaagAGCCAAAAAACCTCGCTCCAACATCTGCTCTCTAAATTTATAAAGAAGCAACTGACCTATAGAAAACAGAGTACAATTCTGTAAGGAATAAGTTTGCACGTTTCTATCAAGAGTCTGAATCTATACAAAGTTGCATTGATAAATAAAAATAGCTGATTTGCGCTTGGTTCACTAAACTCTAGTTATTTGCATTTAGTGATATCACTTTTCTGGACAAATATTGTGAACCGACAAGATATGGTCTTTGTCATAAGAATGTATATGCAGCTCAGCTGAGATGAGCAATGTCAATCTCATCAGGAAGCTTGAAGGTATCTGCGGCGCCAAACTTCCTCCTGCCATCCTCCCACTCATCCTCGTCATCCACGTCGTTCTTGTGTTCGTCACTGTGGTCGTTGTGGTGGCTATCTTGGCCGTGTGACAACAATGGGTCACTGAAGCTCTTTGACTTGCAGGGCTCGTTGGCTAGCATGGTCACCTGTCCTTGGTGTGAGATCTCAATGACAATAGTGTCATCGTCCTTTGGGAGGGGCTGCTTCCACGGTTCCCCATCGACCCTCATGAACGTGTGGTCCACCACGCCTTTGTGGAACTCGAAACGGATCCTGTGGGTCTGGTTTTGCAAGATGTCAGCATGAGATTGCAAGGTGGGAAGAAGAGAGTTTTGATGGAGGAAGTTGCAAAACACATTAATGCACTGCAGCAAGCAATCTTGTCCAATATTCAGTTCTGAGATGCCAAAAGGACaggaggaaaagaaaagaaaaaacacttCATACCTGTGCAAGGCGATGGCCGTGCCCATTAGGAGCCAACAGAACCAGCCCGTGCCAAGCATCGCGGAACCCGACAACCTCAATAAGGCCATCATCGACGTAAGGCAGCGTGAACTCCGTCTGCACATTTCCATGGAAAACATGTGAATCATATCAACATGCAGCTCAAACATAAATTGAAGGGGCATGGCGCATGGGAACTCACATTTATTCTCCTTGTGCCGGGTTCGCCCCATGGATCCAAACCTCCAGAAAAACTAGGTAGGTTCACACAGACGATTGATCGAATGCTGTAAGAGGTAAAGTTGCATAGATTACTACTCCATCTACTACCCAAGAATGTTACAGAAATGGTGTCATGATAGTAGACCACAAAGAGTAGGTTGCAAGACAGAACAGAAGAACAGAGTGGCCAAAAAATTCCATGATACTTGCAAGCATGCAGGCTTTAATTACAGTATCAAGAATAGAATAAAATGCGTTGTACTGAACTGAATGACATCAAAGTTTACCTGTGATGAATTTGTAGTTCTTCCCATTGGCCACCAGGCTTTTTCATGACCTTCACCTTTGCAAAGTGAGGAATATTCCTGGAACAAAGCGTTCCACCTTATCAAGAAAGGAGATGAAGATACCAACTTCACAAATATGCAATGTATACCTTTTGTAACCTAAAGTTGTCAAGAAATAAGCTGAAGACTTGATCTGAACTACAAATAAATAGACTAGACTTGAAATTTGACTTGTAAAGTACACTCCCTCCCCTTCCACTTTATTGGCAGTGCTCTTGGAGTTCTGTGGTCTATTTTTAATTATAAAATTAGGGGTTGGATCCAATGAACAAACTACCTTGAAGATGGATGACTTAGAGAAGCGCAAAACCATCCTTGTTTAAGTCCAAGCTTGGCATATGTGCCCTGTAGAGACGATTGCATTCACAATTTACAAGGCTCGGCATAACTTGAAAAGCACTAGCTGGTCATTTGTCTAATCGACAACACGGGGTAGGAAGGAGATCATCTCCTGAAGAATATATAAAAAGATACCTGATTTGTCAGCTGATTTTTGAATTTCTCTGGATTTCTCTTCCTTTCAGAATGAAATGCGTAAGACACTTCTGCATCCATCCCTGCAACATGCAAAAAACATGATCATCATGTCTGACCACCGAAATTTTTCACGGCAATATATGCTTGAGGGTTCACGTAAGGAACTTGGGATGCTTTTAGTATGAAAACTGATAATCTGCTATGGAATTAAACAGTTAAACAGTGTAGGGTCCATACATAAAGTTCATTCACAAACAGTTATTAAACAGGTAGAAAGTGTACGGTATGTGGTTCATGTTGGCAATAAATTTGGTAGATACATAGAGAAACCCTTACCCATACTAAAGTAATTCCAAAATCCTCCGCGGAATGTGTGGTAACCTTCCTGGAGAAACAAGGAAAAACAACAATGGAACCTTTGAATTAGATTCGGTAACCAGTTGTCTTGCTTTGATGTAACATATCTATCGAGAAACATAATATAAGAAATACTTGCATAAAGATATATTATTCTCGACACGCGTGTTGGGATATCCTCCTTATGCGAGATGTGAGGAGatgaccaattgaagactctagtTAGCCCAACGTTGTGCAAGGACCCACTACCAATTAGTGTTATGACCTAAGGACATTTTTAGACTTTGCACAAGGGGAAAGCGGGATGTGTAGCCTCCCATCCAGCAGCCACCAACACAAGCAACAAATTTCAGGTTAGCCTCCATTGGAGAAGAGAAGAGAAAACCAAGAGATaaaaggaaggagaggaagaTTGAAGAAAGAAGCTTGCCATCGAGCAAAGGGATCTCATCCCCAAATGTTTCTATCCATTAAGCTGTCGTTCCACCAAATTGGTTACATTGTTCTAGTCCTTAGATCTTGCAGACACAAATCTTATTGTCATCCAAGATCAGCGGCGGCTTGTGATTTTTACTCCAACTTGGGGTTTTCGGTGTAAAAATCTGGTGTCTCGGTGTGTTGATATTGCTATTGCAGTTTTAAACCATAAGTATGCTAATTCACAACAGAGTGCTATCAGAGCAAGGTTGCCCAGGAGGTTTGCTTGTCccagtttcttgcttgtttgtACATCAGTCAATAATGGAGAGTGGAAGAATAATGGAGAGTGCTGAACCGGAAAGCGGTATATATGATTCGTTTGTACATCAGTCGCAATATATTCCACCATATTGTAAATCAAACAAACAGGTATGAGATGTGGCAGAAGTTGGAATCTATGTATGAGAGGAAGAATCCATGAAGGCCTCAGTAGTTAAAATACTTGCAAAGATCGAGTACCGAGATGAAAACAGTGTGATTGAGCACTTGAAAGTCTTCGAATGCCTCGAGGATGACGCGCAAGCATTATTGTTGCTGAGTTTCATGCCTGATAGTTGGAACACCATTATTATGTCACTCACAATTCAGCTCCGGATGGTAAGCTAGCATTGGAAATGGTGAAGAATAGTATGTTGAACGAAGAATACAAAAAGAAGGAAAAGGGCGAGAATGACGCCTCTTCtgttgatgtgtatgttgttaaAACCCATGGAAAGAATGAGAACCATGAATGCACTAATGCACGATTTCAGCAAGGCATAGGTTAATCCAAGGGAGATCAAAGTCAAGATAGAGAAAAGAGTTTACTTCCTTTCATTGGGGTAATAGAGGATACAAGAGTGGTTGCAGGAAATACAAAAGAGAGCTTGAAGAGGGTAAACATGCAAACAAAACTGAGAAAAAAAGCTAAGAACAACTCAACCATGATTGCACAAGATAAGGACTATTTAGTTACTGAAGATGAAGAATTTTATAATGTTGTTTGTGATGATGCAATGAGTTGAGTTGTGAATTCAAGTGCATCCTTTCACATTACATCACACAAAGAGTAATTCAAATCCTGCACTAGTGGCATTACTAGCCAAGTGAGGATGAGAAATAGTAGTTCGTCTACCATTCATCAACACAGGTTGCAGGTTGGTGCTCGATGATGTGAGGCATGTTCTAGATATAAAGTATAATCTGTTATTTGTGGTCAAGTTTGATGATATCATAGGGTTGTTGgtgatatgccctaaaggcaatctgATGATGATTATTTCCTTATGTATTCATGAGTTATTTGTATTGTTCTTGAATGACATCATTGATATGTATCAATATGTGACTTTTTTGTGAGACTATATattttatgatgattttttgaATGGTCCCTAGTCGGTAAGGTTATGCGGACACATATCCTTTGACTAGTATACGATTCGGTTGATGACTATGTTTCAAAAATCATGGGCATAGAGATGCTAACCCGATAGCATGGACTCGGGGATGGAGATCACCGAGCAGACAGACCCATCGTGAGGCGCAATGAGATATTGTCATCTATTAGTCTCAAGTACGATGTACATGCCATGTCCTAGACGAGGTCCTCGCATGTTCTCGGGATGAGGATCGACTCACTTAGGGTCTACCAAATGCTACTCCGTAACTGAGTAGTTATAAAGGTAGCTTTCGGGTGAGTCATGAGACGTGTCGCGAGACATGGTTGACCAAGATGGGGTTTGCTCCTTCGATACGTAGAGATATTCTTCGGGGCCTCTCTAGTGATCAAATTCATAAAGCATGGTCATACAACCTGGGTTAAGTGTTAACCCAGTTCAGGAATCTAAATCACGGTTTCAAGATGAGAGGTCGAGCTACCAGCCTACCACAAGGGTGAAAAGTACTCGCCTTGAACTCGAGAACATATACCGTGAGGCAAAAGGAATGTTGCATATGACATATTATCGGGGTTCGTGAAACAACTTTACGCACACAGGGCAGTTGGCACGTTCTGCTAGGAGCCGCTACCAACTGTTGACTTGGGTGGTGTCCATGTGTAGGTGAACCTATAGGGTCGCACACTTAAGGGGCAGGGCCCATTCGGATTGGATCTCGGTGGAAATTGGGTGTGGACTCCTAGTAGGCCTCAAGTGTTAAGCCCACATCGGGGTCTATATAAAGGGGAGTGAGGCCCACCTTTTAGGGTTGATCTTTTTTTCTCCCACCAGAACCGCCGCTACCGCCACGCCCCTATGCCGCGCGACCGGACCTAGCAGTCGCCACCCGATGCTACTCCACGTACGTGTGGACACCTTGGAGGCATCATGCTGCGGTGCTTGGACGAACCGTTCGTGGGAACCGCAAGCAGTTGTTTGAGGGATCCGCAAGGAGGTGACTAGGTTGATCAGCCACACGCATCACCAACTCTACTTCCACTACACAGTATGATCTTGGTTGCATGGTAGAAATTTTTATTCTGTGCTAGCGTAGCATTCTACGTGCCTCAACAAGGGTTACATTTCATACATTCTTGCCATACCATGCACAGAATGATCTTGATATTATGCACACTAATGACTTCTCTATGACTAAAAAATCCATCAACGGATCATTATAGTTTGTGACTTTCATTGATGGCCATTCCAGCAAAGTTTTTGCATATGTGATGAGAAACAAGTATCATGTGCTCAAAGCCTTCAAGGTGTTCCATGTGAAGGTTGAAAGAAGAGTGTAAGAGTGTGATAtaagacaatgatggtgaatatGAAGGACCTTTTGAGAGGTATTGCAGAAAGTGTGGCACACTATAGACGAGTTCACCAAAGACACCTTAGCTCAATGAACTTGCAGAGAGAATGAACAGACACCCAAAGAGATAGTCACAATAATACTCTCTCATGCTAATTTACCTAATCAATTCGGCTTGAAGCATTAATGAATGATGTGTATAGTTAATCTATATCCCTCGCTTCCTATTGCACATGATATTACTAGGAGAGTTTGGTCAGGGAAAGAGGCGTCATACAAGAACTTGAAGGTTTTTGGTTGCACTGCATGTCCCAATGGACGAGAGATCGAAGGTTGATAGCAAGACAAAGCAATGCATCTAACTTAGCCGACCAAATGAATACTTTGACCATAGATTGTGTGATCCAACCAATAGGACGATTGTGAGAAGCCAGATGTGGTCTTTGTCAAAGATGAAACAATTGAAATTATTGGGAAACCAGAGAAGCCGAAGAGCATCACACCTCAGATTGACATGtatccagccccccccccccccccccgttgcatGACAATCATGGGGAGATGTTCACACTGAAGGCAATGGAGATGCAATTGACTAAGGGCTTACATGTCGAGGTGTTGAGCAACCTTATAATGATGATGCCAATGATGGTCCACCTGATTCACCACCGATGCAGCAGCAAAGTAGAAGATGTATATTACCTTCCATCtgttagacctttcagcctgCGCATTGATAGTTGTagatgacactaggagagttgggaaaattttcgttggtttatttctcacacaatgccatgccaacctgagtggttggggatacatatttataggctgctagccagccaaacatatgctaagatgctagtctaagatgctgctaagatgctagtctaagatgctatcctaactgccagtccctgatggtcaaggattctatcctaacagtcacaagtgttaggaaagcaacttgtattcccatgaggccataggccggtatatatacatgtacaggtggtggactatatgcaggaaaccccttatatattgggataattaCAGAAGGATACATGActtgtattataactctaacaccccccctcaaactcatggtggatgaacaacactgagtttggagagataaaagccatgttgtgctctagtctgggccttcgtcaggaaatccgccaactgtaactcggaaggcacatactgaagagcaacaacctgatcctgcacagcagcgcgcacatagaaagcatcaacaccaatatgcttggtgagctcatgcttcacaggatcgcgcgcaatgctaatagcacctgtactgtcagataagagcagagtcggtgtagtgacagaaacaccaaaatcctgaagtaaccaccgtaaccaagtcacctctgccgtcaaaagagccatcgctcgaaactcagcctctgcactcgaacgggaaactgcaatctgtttctttgtcttccaggcaatgagagaaccaccaagaaaaacacagtaagcagaaagtgaacggcaacctgaaggatcactagcccacgtagcatccgaataggcctgaagctgtaaagaactggagcgaggaaagaataaacGATGAGAGattgtgccccgaagatatcggagaacacggaggagatgactatagtgaaccgatgtgggagtagagacaaactgactcagaatatgaaccggataagaaatatccggacgagtgacagctagataaacaagactgccaacaagatgacgatagcgcgtcgggtcaggcaggggatcaccatcagtagcagaaaggtgaacattgagctccataggagtctcaacaatgcgctcatcagtaagagcagcacgagcaagaagatcctggatatacttttcctgggatataaaaaagccatcagaggtagaagagacttcaatcccaagaaagtagcgaagaggtccaagatcagacataaggaactgctcactaagacgaaccttgacaaaggcaatatactcagggtcatccccagtgatgaccatgtcatcaacataaagaagaagaagagtccgaccacgaggagaaaggtgaataaataatgctggatcatgaacacttggtgaaaaaccagcggcagtcaccacagaggcaaaccGCTCAAACCAGGctcggggggcttgcttaaggccatagagagagcgacgaagacggcataccatgccatcaggaacagaatacccaggtggaggctgcatgtacacctcctcacgcagctcaccattaagaaaagcattcttaacatcaagctgagagatagaccagtggcgtgtagaggccacggcaagaagtgtacgaacagtggtcatatgagccacaggagcaaaagtctcgtcataatcacgaccatgctcctgctgaaaaccacgagccacaagacgagctttgtgacgctcgAGAGAACCATCGAAGCGAGTCtttaccttgtagacccacttacaagtgatgggacggactccaGGAGGAAGGGAGACTAGATCCCACGTAcctgtgcgttcaagagcagcaatctcctcagccatcgcaaactgccattcaggatgaacaacagcctgatgataagtagttggctcaagaacagcagctccAGCGGTGGAAAAGCCtaagcgatcaacaggcggacgaggacgagaacgcaagccataagtaggctgagacgaggatgacggCACATCCAGAGAAGCATCCAcagaacgtgaacgacgagtgtaacactgaggaaaagatggaacaatggaaggaggaatcgctAAAGTAGAATCGGAgagtggcgacgaagaagtcaccggagaggaaggtgtagaatccggtgacatgctagacgaggagactgtggaagatggtggcgacaaatcgactggaggtggagaagcagagggagcagAATGAGTAGGCAAAGGCTC harbors:
- the LOC123411500 gene encoding diacylglycerol kinase 5-like, whose translation is MEEEIDTPRDTCSKPCGPLEEYRIPDYILRPDAQQVIVDHAPQCPVIVFINSKSGGQLGSSLIKTYRELLNEAQVIDLSEEAPDKVLHRLYVNVERLKIEGDILAVQIWRTMRLIVAGGDGTASWLLGVVSDLKLSHPPPIATVPLGTGNNLPFSFGWGKKNPSTDQEAVKSFLGLVKHAKEIKIDSWHLILRMRAPKDGPCEPIAPLELPHSLHAFHRVPSGDSHNVEGYHTFRGGFWNYFSMGMDAEVSYAFHSERKRNPEKFKNQLTNQGTYAKLGLKQGWFCASLSHPSSRNIPHFAKVKVMKKPGGQWEELQIHHSIRSIVCVNLPSFSGGLDPWGEPGTRRINTEFTLPYVDDGLIEVVGFRDAWHGLVLLAPNGHGHRLAQTHRIRFEFHKGVVDHTFMRVDGEPWKQPLPKDDDTIVIEISHQGQVTMLANEPCKSKSFSDPLLSHGQDSHHNDHSDEHKNDVDDEDEWEDGRRKFGAADTFKLPDEIDIAHLS